The following DNA comes from Cedecea neteri.
GTCTGATTATGGTATTGCTCTGGCCCACAAGTTTGACGTAGGTGGTGTCCCGGTTTCCGTTGGCGTTACGCCAAAGCTGCAGAAAACCTGGCTGTATAATTACACGACATCCATTTATGACTACCGTAGCGGCGACTGGAAGAACAGCCAGTACCGCAACGATGACACTGGATTCAACCTTGACGCCGGCGTGGCGGCCGATTTTGGCGAGAACTGGACCGTTGGTCTGAGCGGCCAAAACCTGGTGTCCCGTGATATCGACACGAAAGACATTCGCATCACTAATGGGCGTACCGGCGAAGTACGAAACTACAAAGATACTTATCAAATCAGCCCGCTGGTGACCGCCGGCGTGGCCTGGCATAACGAGCTGGTGACCCTGAGCGCGGACGGCGATCTGACCGAAACCAAAGGCTTTAAAAGCGAAGCCAATTCCCAGTACGTGGGTGTCGGTGCTGAGGTGAGGCCGCTTTCCTGGCTGGCGCTGCGTGCTGGCTACCGTGCTGATGTGAAAAGCAATGACAGCAACGTCTTTACCGGTGGGGTAGGGTTCGCGGCGGGCAAACACGTCAATATCGATTTGATGGGCCTGTACGGTGAAGACCAAACCTGGGGTGCAGGGGCGCAGCTGAGCGTGGCCTTCTGATACTGAATGCCGGGGCAGCCTGATGCCCCGGCGCTGCTTTATGCTATAGTAGCGACCCTTTTTTAATCGTAGCCTGCGTAAACGTATGTCCTCACAAAGCAACCAGACTCCTTTCCAGCCGCACCGTTTCTCCATTGCGCCGATGCTCGACTGGACCGATCGCCACTGCCGCTATTTCCTGCGCCAGCTGTCCCGCCACACGCTGCTGTACACCGAAATGGTGACCACCGGGGCGATCATCCACGGTAAAGGGGACTATCTGGCCTATAGCGAAGAAGAACATCCGATTGCGCTGCAACTTGGCGGCAGCGACCCACAGGCGCTGGCACACTGCGCGAAACTCGCCGAAGCGCGCGGCTACGATGAAATTAACCTGAACGTAGGCTGCCCTTCTGACCGGGTTCAGAACGGGCGCTTCGGTGCTTGCCTGATGGGTGAAGCGCAGCTGGTCGCCGACTGTATTAAAGCGATGCGTGATGTGGTTTCTATCCCGGTGACGGTAAAAACCCGTATCGGTATCGACGACCAGGACAGCTACGAATTCCTCTGCGATTTTATTGGCACGGTGGCAGGCAAGGGCGAATGCGAGATGTTTATCATCCACGCGCGTAAAGCCTGGCTCTCTGGCCTGAGCCCAAAAGAAAACCGTGAAATTCCACCGCTGGATTACCCGCGCGTTTACCAGCTCAAGCGTGATTTCCCGCAACTGACCATGGCGATTAATGGCGGGGTTAAGACGCTGGAAGAAGCGAAAACGCACCTCCAGCACCTGGATGGCGTGATGGTCGGGCGTGAGGCTTACCAAAACCCTGGCTTGCTGACAACGGTTGACCGCGAAATTTTCGGGGCAGATGTTGCGGACAGCGATCCCGTTGCCGTGGTGCGAGCGATGTATCCGTACATTGAGCGCGAACTGGCAAACGGCACCTACCTGGGCCATGTGACTCGCCATATGCTCGGCCTGTTCCAGGGAATACCGGGCGCGCGTCAGTGGCGCCGTTACTTAAGCGAGAACGCGCATAAAGCCGGGGCTGGCATTGAAGTGGTTGAACACGCGCTGTCTTTGGTTGCCGATAAACGCCAGCTTTAGCCTTTAAACTATCGGGAGAATTCAGGTATTGCGGGGCCGATCACAAGCCTGAACTTAATCCCGGCGGCGTCATTTCTTTTACTTATTAAATCTGCGACTATCCTTTCGCAGTAACAAGAATTCATCGCGCTGTACCCTACATACGGCTCGAACAAAAAAGAAAGGGCTTCCTCCGGGAAGCCCTAATTCTTTCTGGATTTTGAAAGGGTTATGGAATCAACAGGCTTGACCCCTGCGTGGCACGGCTTTCCAGCGTCTGGTGTGCAAGCACCGCATCCTTCAGCGCAAACTTCTGGTTTTCCGCGACATCCACCTTAATCGCGCCGCTGGCGATCAGCGAAAACAGCTCGTGGCAGGCTTCATCGAACTCTGCGCGGGTGGTGAGATAGCCGTTCAGAGAAGGGCGGGTCACGTACAGCGATCCCTTCTGGTTCAGAATGCCCAGGTTCACGCCGGTCACCGGCCCGGAAGAGTTACCAAAGCTCACCAGCAGCCCACGGCGCTGCAGACAATCCAGCGACGCTTCCCAGGTCTCTTTCCCGACGGAATCATAAACCACCGCCACTTTCTTGCCGCCGGTCAGCTCTTTGACGCGCTCGGAGATATTTTCGTGCTGATAGTTGATGGTTTGCCACGCCCCGGCCTGCAAAGCACGATCGGCCTTTTGTGCCGAACCGACAGTACCAATCAATTTTGCGCCCAGCGCCTTTGCCCACTGGCAGGCGATCAGGCCCACGCCACCTGCCGCCGCGTGGAACAGAAAGGTTTCATTGGCTTTAATTTCGTAGGTTTTCCGCAGGAGATAAAACACGGTCAGGCCTTTCAGGAAAGACGCTGCAGCCTGTTCGAAAGAGATAACATCCGGGATTTTAGCGACCTTGTCGGCTGGCGCATTATGGACGCTGCTGTAGGCCCCCAGGCCAGACTGCGCGTAAACCACTCGATCGCCAACCTTCAGATGAGTGACTTTGCTGCCGACCTTGCTGACAACGCCCGCGGCTTCGGTCCCCAGCCCGCTCGGGAGCGCCGGAGGCGGATAAAGCCCGCTGCGGATATAGGTATCAATGTAATTAATACCTATCGCTTTATTCTCAACCTGAACTTCGTTCTCCGCCGGATCTTTCGGCGTAAACTCAACGGCTTTCAGTACTTCTGGCCCGCCGTGTTGGCTAAATTCGATGCGCGTTGCCATGGAAACTCCTTGTGTCGAAGAGTGACAAGAATGGTTATACTTCCCGGTCTCTCACTATGAATTTGGTAGCTCCCTCACTATGGCAGGAAATAAACCCTTCAACAAACCGAACGAACCCCGCGACCGTCAGGTAGAAGGGCTGAAAATGCCGCCGCACTCGCTTGAGGCGGAGCAGTCGGTGTTGGGCGGTTTAATGCTGGATAACGAACGCTGGGACAACGTCGCCGAGCGCGTGGTCGCCAACGACTTCTTCAGCCGTCCGCACCGCATGATCTTCACCGAAATGCAGCGCCTGCTCGAAATGAGCAAACCCATCGACCTGATTACGCTTTCCGAATCCCTGGAGCTCCAGGGCCAGCTCGAGAGCGTCGGCGGTTTTGCTTATCTCGCTGAACTTTCTAAAAACACGCCAAGTGCGGCAAACATCAGCGCCTATGCCGATATCGTGCGCGAACGTGCTGTTGTGCGCGAAATGATTGCGGTCGCCAATGAAATTGCCGATGCCGGCTATGATCCGCAGGGGCGTACCAGTGAAGACCTGCTGGATCTGGCAGAATCACGCGTTTTCCAGATTGCCGAAAACCGCGCCAATAAAGACGAAGGCCCGAAAAG
Coding sequences within:
- a CDS encoding quinone oxidoreductase gives rise to the protein MATRIEFSQHGGPEVLKAVEFTPKDPAENEVQVENKAIGINYIDTYIRSGLYPPPALPSGLGTEAAGVVSKVGSKVTHLKVGDRVVYAQSGLGAYSSVHNAPADKVAKIPDVISFEQAAASFLKGLTVFYLLRKTYEIKANETFLFHAAAGGVGLIACQWAKALGAKLIGTVGSAQKADRALQAGAWQTINYQHENISERVKELTGGKKVAVVYDSVGKETWEASLDCLQRRGLLVSFGNSSGPVTGVNLGILNQKGSLYVTRPSLNGYLTTRAEFDEACHELFSLIASGAIKVDVAENQKFALKDAVLAHQTLESRATQGSSLLIP
- the dusA gene encoding tRNA dihydrouridine(20/20a) synthase DusA codes for the protein MSSQSNQTPFQPHRFSIAPMLDWTDRHCRYFLRQLSRHTLLYTEMVTTGAIIHGKGDYLAYSEEEHPIALQLGGSDPQALAHCAKLAEARGYDEINLNVGCPSDRVQNGRFGACLMGEAQLVADCIKAMRDVVSIPVTVKTRIGIDDQDSYEFLCDFIGTVAGKGECEMFIIHARKAWLSGLSPKENREIPPLDYPRVYQLKRDFPQLTMAINGGVKTLEEAKTHLQHLDGVMVGREAYQNPGLLTTVDREIFGADVADSDPVAVVRAMYPYIERELANGTYLGHVTRHMLGLFQGIPGARQWRRYLSENAHKAGAGIEVVEHALSLVADKRQL